A stretch of the Thiocystis violascens DSM 198 genome encodes the following:
- a CDS encoding DUF29 domain-containing protein, producing MTTLYESDFFAWTNRQAALLRAGDLGAVDIERIAEEIESMGRREKRELFSRIAILLMHLLKWRFQPALIGNSWRATIKVQRRDLLRLLADNPSLKSHLPTMIADAYGDAILMAIRETGLDETAFPPTCPWGFDELIDPDFWPG from the coding sequence ATGACGACACTCTACGAATCCGATTTTTTTGCCTGGACCAATCGACAGGCCGCTCTACTGCGCGCCGGCGACCTGGGCGCGGTGGATATCGAACGGATTGCCGAGGAGATCGAGAGCATGGGCCGCCGCGAAAAACGCGAACTCTTCAGCCGTATTGCGATTCTGCTCATGCACCTGCTGAAATGGCGTTTCCAGCCGGCGTTGATCGGCAATTCCTGGCGTGCCACCATCAAGGTCCAGCGCCGCGATCTGTTGCGTCTGCTGGCGGATAATCCCAGCCTGAAATCGCACCTGCCGACGATGATCGCCGATGCCTATGGCGATGCGATCCTGATGGCGATCCGTGAAACCGGCCTGGACGAAACGGCATTTCCGCCCACTTGTCCCTGGGGTTTCGACGAGCTGATCGATCCGGATTTCTGGCCTGGTTAA
- the gltB gene encoding glutamate synthase large subunit, which produces MSLRAFPPAQGLYDPANEHDACGVGFVCNIKNRKSHAIVRQGLEILERLHHRGAVGADPKAGDGAGILVQIPDAFFRAVVEFDLPPAGSYGVGMVFFPQDERERQTMEETVTRRLQEGGQHVLGWRDVPVDNSDLGYSVLPSEPVVRQVFVACGENCPDQDAFERKLFLIRKRMDNEIREAGFDKTAYYVVTLSSRTINYKGMLLAHQVGRYYRDLGDERFASALALVHQRFSTNTFPTWNLAQPFRMICHNGEINTLRGNVNWMAARRHTMRSELIGEELDTIWPLIPEGQSDSACFDNALELLVMGGYSLAHAMMLLIPEAWSGNKLMDARRRAFYEYHAALMEPWDGPAAVAFTDGRQIGATLDRNGLRPARYLVTNDDMVVMASEMGVLDIAEERIVKKWRLQPGKMFLIDLEQGRIIDDAEIKAELASAQPYGEWLAKTQIHLDELPTDVAPMAPDEGTLLDAQQAFGYSQEDLKFLLTPMVVTGQEAIGSMGADNPPSVLSSRPKHLSSYFQQNFAQVTNPPIDPIREELVMSLVSLIGPRPNLLGLNEAGKHWRLEVNQPVLTNEDLERVRHIEDNSGSAFRTRTLHMVYPAPDGADGMAPALDRLCQEAEQAVRDGFNILILSDRNTNCDHIPIPSLLGTSAVHHHLIRQGLRTSVGLVVETGSALEVHHFAALAGYGAEAINPYLAFDTIQSLLPRLPEKLTFEEAQYRYIKAVGKGLLKVMSKMGISTFQSYCGAQIFDAIGLNSDFLKHYFTGTPTTVEGIGLAQVAREAVRWHVQGYGGEQIYRKHLDVGGDYAYRLRGEDHIWTPETISALQHATRANNAETFAQFSRLIDEQSERLLTFRGLMDFRFAEQDIPLDEVEPAKEIVKRFATGAMSFGSISYEAHSNLAKAMNAIGGKSNTGEGGEEPERYRPLADGSANPERSAIKQVASGRFGVTTEYLVNADDIQIKIAQGAKPGEGGQLPGHKVSAQIARVRHSTPGVGLISPPPHHDIYSIEDLAQLIHDLKNVNPQARISVKLVSEIGVGTVAAGVSKAHADHVTIAGYDGGTGASPLTSIKHAGSPWEIGLAETHQTLVLNNLRGRIAVQVDGGMRTGRDVVIGALLGADEFGFATAPLIVQGCIMMRKCHLNTCPVGVATQDPELRKRFTGKPEHVINYFFFVAEEVRRLMAKLGFRTLNEMIGQSDRLEMRRAIEHWKARGLDFSRLLNKPAVGTEIALYNREQQDHGIDQALDHELIRQAKPALLEGKPVRIEIAIRNFNRTFGALLSGRVAERYGHVGLPEDTIHIKAKGTAGQSLGAWLARGVTVELEGEGNDYVGKGLSGGRIVIYPPAESAIERAEDNIIVGNTVLYGAISGECYFRGVAGERFCVRNSGATAVVEGVGDHGCEYMTGGVAVVLGPTGRNFAAGMSGGIAYVLNGDGSFAARCNLAMVELEPVAREDDALEALDHQGGDLETHGRVDLSHDMSRFDARRLKQLIEQHLHYTNSEVARRILADWDSYLPKFVKVMPVDYRRALQDMQANQSRPPRMIKPSKGIVDHG; this is translated from the coding sequence AGCGACTGCATCATCGCGGCGCCGTAGGCGCCGATCCGAAGGCCGGTGACGGTGCCGGTATCCTAGTCCAGATTCCCGATGCCTTTTTCCGTGCCGTAGTGGAGTTCGACTTGCCGCCCGCTGGCAGTTATGGCGTCGGCATGGTCTTTTTCCCGCAGGATGAGCGGGAACGACAGACCATGGAGGAGACGGTCACGCGGCGCCTCCAGGAAGGCGGTCAGCATGTCCTCGGCTGGCGCGACGTGCCGGTCGATAACAGCGATCTTGGATATAGCGTGCTGCCCTCCGAACCCGTGGTGCGTCAGGTCTTCGTCGCCTGCGGGGAGAACTGTCCAGATCAGGATGCCTTCGAGCGCAAGCTGTTCCTGATCCGCAAGCGCATGGACAACGAGATCCGCGAGGCGGGTTTCGACAAGACCGCTTATTACGTGGTCACCCTGTCATCGCGCACGATCAATTACAAAGGCATGCTGCTCGCCCATCAGGTTGGGCGCTATTACCGGGATCTCGGTGACGAGCGCTTCGCCTCGGCGCTGGCCCTGGTGCATCAGCGGTTCTCGACCAACACCTTCCCGACCTGGAACCTCGCACAGCCGTTCCGCATGATCTGCCATAACGGCGAGATCAACACCCTGCGCGGCAACGTCAACTGGATGGCCGCGCGCCGTCACACCATGCGCTCGGAGCTGATCGGCGAGGAACTCGATACCATCTGGCCGCTGATCCCGGAAGGTCAATCGGACTCGGCCTGCTTCGACAATGCGCTGGAACTGCTGGTGATGGGCGGCTACTCGCTGGCCCATGCCATGATGCTGCTGATCCCGGAGGCCTGGTCGGGCAACAAGCTGATGGACGCCCGGCGACGCGCCTTCTACGAGTATCACGCCGCGCTCATGGAGCCCTGGGACGGTCCGGCGGCGGTCGCCTTCACCGACGGGCGGCAGATCGGCGCGACCCTCGACCGCAACGGTCTGCGCCCGGCGCGCTATCTGGTCACCAACGACGACATGGTCGTCATGGCCTCCGAGATGGGCGTGCTCGACATCGCCGAGGAGCGCATCGTCAAGAAATGGCGTCTGCAACCCGGCAAGATGTTCCTGATCGACTTGGAACAGGGACGCATCATCGATGACGCCGAGATCAAGGCCGAACTGGCCTCCGCGCAGCCCTATGGCGAATGGCTGGCCAAGACTCAGATTCATCTCGACGAGCTGCCGACCGACGTGGCGCCCATGGCCCCGGACGAGGGCACCCTGCTCGACGCGCAGCAGGCGTTCGGCTACTCGCAGGAAGATCTGAAGTTCCTGCTGACCCCGATGGTGGTCACCGGTCAGGAGGCGATCGGCTCCATGGGCGCCGACAATCCGCCGTCGGTGCTCTCCAGCCGCCCTAAGCATCTGTCGAGCTATTTTCAGCAGAACTTCGCCCAGGTCACCAATCCGCCCATCGACCCGATCCGCGAGGAACTGGTCATGTCGCTGGTGTCGCTGATCGGCCCCCGTCCCAACCTGCTCGGGCTCAACGAGGCGGGCAAGCACTGGCGCCTGGAGGTCAATCAGCCGGTCCTCACCAACGAGGATCTGGAGCGGGTGCGCCATATCGAGGACAACTCGGGCTCGGCCTTCCGCACCCGCACCCTGCACATGGTCTATCCGGCGCCCGACGGCGCGGACGGCATGGCGCCCGCGCTCGATCGACTCTGCCAGGAGGCGGAGCAGGCGGTGCGCGACGGTTTCAACATCCTCATCCTGTCTGATCGCAACACCAATTGCGACCATATCCCGATCCCGTCGCTGCTGGGCACCTCGGCGGTACATCATCATCTGATCCGTCAGGGCTTGCGCACGAGCGTGGGTCTGGTGGTCGAGACCGGCTCGGCGCTGGAGGTGCATCATTTCGCGGCACTGGCCGGTTATGGCGCCGAGGCGATCAACCCCTATCTGGCCTTCGATACCATCCAGTCGCTGCTGCCGCGCCTGCCCGAAAAACTGACCTTCGAGGAGGCTCAGTACCGCTATATCAAGGCGGTCGGCAAGGGGCTGCTCAAGGTGATGTCGAAGATGGGCATCTCCACCTTCCAATCGTATTGCGGCGCGCAGATCTTCGATGCGATCGGACTCAACAGCGATTTCCTGAAGCACTATTTCACGGGCACGCCGACGACCGTGGAGGGCATCGGACTCGCCCAGGTGGCCCGGGAGGCGGTGCGCTGGCACGTGCAGGGCTATGGCGGCGAGCAGATCTATCGCAAGCATCTGGATGTCGGCGGCGATTATGCCTACCGGCTGCGCGGCGAGGATCACATCTGGACGCCTGAGACCATCTCCGCGCTCCAGCACGCGACCCGCGCCAACAATGCAGAGACCTTCGCGCAGTTCTCCCGGCTCATCGACGAGCAGTCCGAGCGGCTCTTGACCTTTCGCGGTCTGATGGACTTCCGTTTCGCCGAGCAGGACATTCCGCTCGACGAGGTCGAACCGGCCAAGGAGATCGTCAAGCGGTTCGCCACTGGCGCCATGTCCTTCGGGTCCATCTCCTATGAGGCGCACTCGAATCTGGCCAAGGCGATGAACGCCATCGGCGGCAAGTCGAATACCGGCGAAGGCGGCGAGGAGCCCGAACGGTATCGGCCGCTGGCGGATGGTAGCGCGAATCCGGAACGCTCGGCCATCAAGCAGGTGGCGTCCGGACGCTTTGGCGTGACCACCGAGTATCTGGTCAATGCCGACGATATCCAGATCAAAATTGCCCAGGGCGCCAAGCCGGGTGAGGGCGGTCAGTTGCCCGGCCACAAGGTGAGCGCCCAGATCGCGCGGGTGCGTCATTCGACGCCCGGCGTGGGTCTGATCTCGCCGCCGCCGCACCATGACATCTATTCTATTGAGGATCTGGCGCAGCTCATCCATGATCTGAAAAACGTCAATCCACAGGCGCGGATCTCGGTCAAGCTGGTCTCCGAGATCGGAGTCGGCACGGTGGCGGCGGGCGTCTCCAAGGCCCATGCCGATCATGTGACCATCGCCGGTTATGACGGCGGCACCGGCGCCAGCCCGCTGACCTCGATCAAGCACGCCGGCTCGCCCTGGGAGATCGGACTGGCCGAGACCCATCAGACCCTGGTGCTCAACAATCTGCGCGGGCGCATCGCGGTCCAGGTGGATGGTGGCATGCGCACCGGGCGCGATGTCGTGATCGGGGCCCTTCTAGGCGCGGACGAATTTGGCTTCGCAACCGCGCCCCTGATCGTTCAGGGCTGCATCATGATGCGCAAGTGTCACCTCAACACCTGTCCGGTGGGCGTGGCGACGCAGGATCCCGAGCTGCGCAAACGCTTCACCGGCAAGCCCGAGCACGTCATCAACTATTTCTTTTTCGTGGCGGAGGAAGTCCGACGCCTGATGGCCAAGCTCGGCTTCCGCACCCTGAACGAGATGATCGGCCAGTCCGACCGGCTGGAGATGCGTCGCGCCATCGAGCATTGGAAGGCTCGGGGGCTGGATTTCTCGCGGCTCCTGAACAAGCCGGCGGTGGGCACGGAGATTGCGCTCTATAACCGTGAGCAACAGGATCATGGGATCGACCAGGCGCTGGACCATGAGTTGATCCGTCAGGCCAAGCCTGCCCTGCTGGAGGGCAAGCCGGTGCGCATCGAGATCGCCATCCGCAATTTCAACCGCACCTTCGGCGCGCTGCTCTCGGGTCGGGTGGCCGAGCGCTACGGTCATGTCGGTCTGCCCGAGGACACGATCCACATCAAGGCCAAGGGAACCGCCGGTCAGTCGCTAGGCGCCTGGCTGGCGCGCGGAGTGACCGTCGAACTCGAAGGCGAGGGTAACGACTATGTCGGCAAGGGATTGTCGGGCGGGCGCATCGTCATCTATCCCCCGGCGGAGTCGGCCATCGAGCGGGCCGAGGACAATATCATCGTCGGCAACACCGTCCTCTACGGGGCCATTTCTGGCGAATGTTACTTCCGGGGCGTCGCCGGCGAGCGTTTCTGTGTGCGCAACTCGGGCGCCACGGCGGTGGTCGAGGGGGTTGGCGATCACGGCTGCGAGTACATGACCGGCGGCGTGGCCGTGGTGCTTGGCCCGACCGGACGGAACTTTGCCGCCGGCATGTCCGGAGGCATCGCCTATGTGCTGAACGGCGACGGCAGCTTCGCGGCTCGCTGTAACCTGGCGATGGTGGAACTCGAACCCGTCGCCCGCGAGGACGATGCGCTGGAGGCGCTCGATCATCAGGGCGGAGACCTGGAGACGCACGGGCGCGTTGACCTGAGCCACGACATGAGCCGGTTCGACGCGCGGCGTCTGAAACAACTGATCGAACAGCATCTGCACTACACCAACTCCGAGGTGGCGCGGCGCATTCTGGCCGATTGGGATAGCTATCTGCCCAAGTTCGTCAAGGTGATGCCGGTCGATTACCGGCGCGCGCTCCAGGATATGCAGGCCAATCAAAGCCGTCCGCCACGAATGATCAAGCCGTCGAAGGGGATTGTGGATCATGGGTAA
- a CDS encoding glutamate synthase subunit beta, with protein sequence MGKPTGFMEYDRRDRRYQPAADRVVHYNEFVIPLKENELSEQGARCMDCGIPFCHQGCPVNNLIPDWNDLVYRGDWEAAIEVLHSTNNFPEFTGRICPAPCETACTLNIDDTPVTIKTIECAIVDRAWAEGWIKPQVPERRTGKRVAVVGSGPAGLAAAQQLARAGHQVSLFEKADRIGGLLRYGIPDFKLSKSLIDRRMAQMRTEGVEFHTNAHIGVEIPVSKLRADYDAVVLAGGSEQPRDLPVPGRELSGVHFAMDFLTRNSKRVQGSPVPDSDFISAQGKHVVVIGGGDTGSDCIGTSNRHGAKSVTQIEILDRPPVKEDKGLTWPDWPNRMRTSSSQEEGCERMWNVATKGFRGDVEGRVMALQYCLVRWEKDAEGRWKMEEIPGSEGELKADLVLLAMGFMHPVHAGMLAELQTVAGLELDARGNVKGVTEGPNAYRTSVDGVFSAGDMRRGQSLVVWAIREGRQCARAVDEWLMGATGLPR encoded by the coding sequence ATGGGTAAGCCAACCGGATTCATGGAATACGACCGTCGCGACCGGCGCTATCAGCCGGCCGCCGACCGAGTCGTGCATTACAACGAGTTCGTGATCCCGCTGAAGGAGAACGAACTCAGCGAGCAGGGCGCGCGCTGCATGGATTGCGGCATCCCGTTCTGTCATCAGGGCTGCCCGGTCAACAACCTCATTCCGGACTGGAACGATCTGGTCTATCGGGGCGACTGGGAGGCCGCCATCGAGGTATTGCACTCGACCAACAACTTTCCCGAATTCACCGGTCGCATCTGTCCCGCGCCCTGCGAGACCGCCTGCACCCTGAACATCGACGACACGCCGGTCACCATCAAGACCATCGAATGCGCGATCGTCGACCGCGCCTGGGCCGAGGGTTGGATCAAGCCCCAGGTTCCCGAGCGGCGTACCGGCAAGCGGGTGGCGGTGGTCGGCTCCGGCCCCGCCGGGCTGGCGGCGGCTCAGCAACTGGCGCGTGCCGGTCATCAGGTGTCGTTGTTCGAGAAAGCCGACCGGATCGGTGGGCTACTGCGCTACGGCATCCCGGACTTCAAGTTGAGCAAGTCGCTGATCGACCGCCGCATGGCGCAGATGCGCACCGAGGGCGTGGAGTTCCATACCAACGCGCACATCGGCGTCGAGATTCCGGTCAGCAAACTGCGCGCAGACTATGACGCCGTGGTGCTTGCTGGCGGTTCGGAGCAACCGCGCGATCTGCCGGTGCCGGGACGCGAGCTTTCCGGAGTGCATTTCGCGATGGATTTCCTGACTCGCAACAGCAAGCGGGTACAAGGCTCTCCGGTGCCCGACAGCGATTTCATCAGCGCGCAGGGCAAGCATGTCGTCGTGATTGGCGGCGGCGACACGGGGTCGGATTGCATCGGTACTTCCAACCGGCATGGCGCGAAGTCGGTGACTCAGATCGAGATCCTCGATCGTCCTCCCGTGAAAGAGGACAAAGGGCTGACCTGGCCCGACTGGCCGAACCGGATGCGTACCTCTAGTTCGCAGGAAGAAGGTTGCGAGCGGATGTGGAATGTCGCGACCAAAGGCTTCCGGGGCGATGTCGAGGGTCGGGTCATGGCGCTCCAGTATTGCCTGGTGCGCTGGGAGAAAGACGCCGAGGGACGCTGGAAAATGGAAGAAATTCCGGGCAGCGAGGGCGAGCTCAAGGCGGATCTGGTGCTGCTGGCGATGGGCTTCATGCATCCCGTGCATGCCGGCATGCTTGCGGAACTCCAGACCGTAGCGGGATTGGAGCTGGACGCGCGCGGCAATGTCAAGGGCGTGACGGAGGGACCGAACGCCTATCGCACCTCGGTCGATGGCGTGTTCAGCGCGGGCGACATGCGGCGCGGTCAGTCGCTGGTCGTCTGGGCCATCCGCGAGGGTCGCCAATGCGCCCGCGCGGTCGACGAGTGGCTGATGGGGGCAACCGGTTTGCCACGATAG
- a CDS encoding PilT/PilU family type 4a pilus ATPase, whose translation MDINPYLEMMIRHKASDLFFTAGTPVKIKIEGVIRSIGDTILTPAFCREALASVMDEPQLRELEQERELDFAIALEERARFRVNAYYQRGQTAMVLRYIRAEIPTLTELGLPPVLSQLIMNRRGIILMVGATGSGKSTTLAAMLDHRNASASGHIITIEDPIEFVHPHKQCIVSQREVGLDTKSYAHALKSALREAPDVILIGEIRNRETMEAAIELAGTGHLAVSTLHANNAHQAMERIVNLFPQEMHKTLFMDLSIYLRAILSQRLVRTKAGTRRAAIETLVNTPHIADLIRDGRVDAINEAMQQSGHEGVKTFDEALLELYREGAITLEEALANADSAPNLEAKIHFG comes from the coding sequence ATGGACATCAATCCTTATCTCGAAATGATGATCCGCCATAAGGCGTCGGATCTCTTTTTTACCGCTGGCACGCCGGTCAAGATCAAGATCGAGGGCGTTATCCGCTCCATCGGAGACACGATTCTGACGCCGGCATTCTGTCGCGAGGCGCTGGCCTCCGTGATGGACGAGCCGCAGTTGCGGGAACTGGAGCAGGAGCGGGAACTGGATTTTGCCATCGCCCTGGAGGAGCGCGCCCGTTTTCGTGTGAATGCCTATTATCAGCGCGGCCAGACCGCCATGGTGCTGCGCTACATTCGCGCCGAGATTCCCACCCTGACTGAGCTTGGCTTACCGCCGGTGCTGTCCCAACTCATCATGAACCGGCGCGGGATCATCCTCATGGTCGGCGCCACCGGCTCCGGCAAGTCGACCACGTTGGCGGCCATGCTCGACCATCGCAACGCGAGCGCGTCGGGACATATCATCACGATCGAAGACCCCATCGAATTCGTGCATCCGCATAAGCAGTGCATCGTCAGTCAGCGCGAGGTGGGGCTCGATACCAAAAGCTATGCCCATGCGCTGAAGAGCGCGCTACGCGAGGCGCCGGACGTGATCCTGATCGGCGAAATCCGCAACCGCGAGACCATGGAGGCGGCCATCGAACTGGCGGGAACCGGCCATCTGGCGGTCTCCACGCTGCATGCGAACAACGCGCATCAGGCCATGGAGCGGATCGTCAATCTGTTCCCCCAAGAGATGCACAAAACCCTGTTCATGGATCTGTCGATCTACCTGCGGGCCATCCTGTCGCAACGTCTGGTGCGCACCAAGGCTGGAACCCGCCGCGCCGCGATCGAGACGCTGGTCAACACGCCCCACATCGCTGATCTGATCCGCGACGGTCGTGTCGACGCGATCAACGAGGCGATGCAGCAGAGCGGTCATGAAGGGGTCAAGACCTTCGACGAGGCGCTGCTGGAACTCTATCGCGAGGGCGCGATCACCCTGGAAGAGGCACTGGCCAACGCGGATTCGGCGCCGAACCTGGAGGCGAAGATCCACTTCGGTTAA
- the gspD gene encoding type II secretion system secretin GspD: protein MNPHRIIRSGLWPKAIPLFVLVISLGACERSYWDPTVKVGDPEGHVIDRDQALKRDAFKERGGTGAETIALGSDDERTPKTVDSLQRGSGTFVRKVTPPSVDTTPGDVTLNFDGTDIREVVKVILGDLLKVNYVLHPAVQGVTSLQTGRPLRREHLIPTLETLLRMNSAAIVFRDGAYEVVPVANAMQGKVVPQLGESTRALPNGYTVQVVPLRYIGAEEMSSILQPLAPEGSVIRVDNLRNLVVIAGTSPEMGNLLDTIRVFDVDWMSGLSVGFFVLEFAKANEVVTQLQSLLADEGGNNPLKGLFRFVPIESANALLVVSPQERYIQQARNWIERLDMAEASGDAAERVFVYRVKHGDAEALADILSELFGGSSSADRNRATGSVAPGLARSSIGSRNQRDTNDKKNQETTGSQGRQTPTASSREIELSSSVSIVADGVNNSLLIRSNPRDFKKILDALKQLDIVPLQVLVEATIVEITLTGNLKYGVQWEIFGTQSKGQSFASLDGSLLDSKEKSGINTTFPGFNWALISRPDIIKATLSALAGENLVNVLSSPSVMVMDNQTAKIQVGQEVPVATSQQQSSSTTDRVINTIEYRDTGVMLSVKPRVTPGGLVQMEIEQEVSTVAPTDSSTLDSPTFQTRNITSSVAVRSNQAVVLGGLIQDERADGKQGIPGLYSLPFAGAFFGERSKDAKRTELVVVLTPKVISSDQDIEAVTEDFRAKVRGLNFKF from the coding sequence ATGAATCCGCATCGCATCATCCGATCCGGCCTTTGGCCGAAGGCGATCCCGCTGTTTGTCCTGGTCATCTCTCTCGGCGCCTGCGAACGCAGCTATTGGGATCCCACAGTGAAGGTGGGCGATCCCGAGGGTCATGTCATCGATCGCGATCAGGCACTGAAGCGCGATGCCTTCAAGGAACGGGGCGGGACCGGCGCGGAGACCATCGCGCTGGGCAGCGACGACGAGCGGACACCCAAGACGGTCGATTCGCTGCAGAGAGGGAGCGGCACCTTTGTCCGCAAGGTCACGCCGCCCAGCGTCGATACCACCCCCGGCGATGTCACCCTAAATTTCGACGGCACCGACATCCGCGAAGTCGTCAAAGTGATTCTCGGGGACTTGCTGAAGGTCAACTATGTCCTGCATCCGGCGGTCCAGGGAGTCACCTCGCTGCAAACCGGACGGCCGCTGCGGCGCGAGCATCTCATTCCAACCCTGGAAACCCTGCTGCGGATGAATAGCGCGGCCATCGTCTTTCGCGATGGCGCCTACGAGGTCGTACCGGTCGCCAATGCCATGCAAGGCAAGGTCGTCCCCCAGCTTGGCGAATCCACCCGCGCGCTCCCCAATGGTTACACTGTCCAGGTCGTGCCGCTGCGCTATATTGGCGCCGAGGAGATGAGCAGCATCCTGCAACCGCTGGCGCCCGAAGGCAGCGTCATCCGCGTGGACAATCTGCGCAACCTGGTGGTGATCGCCGGCACCAGTCCGGAGATGGGGAACCTGCTCGACACCATTCGGGTCTTCGATGTCGACTGGATGTCGGGACTCTCGGTCGGATTTTTTGTCCTCGAATTCGCCAAGGCCAATGAAGTCGTCACCCAACTCCAGAGCCTGCTGGCCGACGAGGGCGGCAACAATCCGCTCAAGGGACTCTTCCGGTTCGTGCCGATCGAAAGCGCGAATGCGCTCCTCGTCGTCTCGCCCCAGGAGCGTTACATCCAGCAGGCGCGCAACTGGATCGAACGGCTGGATATGGCGGAAGCTAGCGGCGATGCCGCGGAACGCGTCTTTGTCTACCGGGTCAAGCATGGCGACGCAGAGGCGCTTGCCGATATCCTCTCGGAATTGTTCGGCGGCAGTAGCAGCGCCGACCGGAATCGGGCGACCGGCAGCGTCGCGCCCGGACTCGCTCGTTCAAGCATCGGATCCCGAAACCAGCGGGATACGAACGACAAGAAGAATCAGGAAACCACGGGGAGTCAAGGCCGTCAGACACCGACCGCCTCATCCCGCGAAATCGAACTTTCCTCCAGCGTCAGTATCGTCGCCGATGGGGTCAATAACTCGCTTCTGATCCGCTCCAATCCGCGTGACTTCAAGAAAATTCTGGATGCCCTGAAACAACTCGATATCGTTCCGCTGCAGGTGCTGGTCGAGGCGACCATTGTCGAGATCACCCTGACCGGAAATCTCAAATACGGCGTTCAGTGGGAGATTTTCGGCACCCAGTCCAAGGGCCAGAGTTTCGCGTCGCTCGATGGCAGCCTGCTCGACTCGAAGGAAAAATCCGGCATCAATACCACCTTTCCCGGATTCAACTGGGCCTTGATTTCGCGCCCGGACATCATCAAAGCCACCCTGAGCGCGCTGGCGGGCGAGAATCTCGTCAATGTGCTGTCGTCGCCCTCCGTCATGGTCATGGACAATCAGACCGCCAAGATTCAGGTCGGTCAGGAAGTCCCCGTCGCAACCTCGCAACAGCAGAGTTCCTCGACCACGGATCGCGTGATCAACACCATCGAATATCGGGATACCGGGGTCATGCTGTCGGTCAAGCCGCGGGTGACCCCAGGCGGGCTCGTCCAGATGGAGATCGAACAGGAAGTGAGCACGGTCGCGCCGACCGACAGCTCGACGCTCGACTCGCCCACCTTCCAGACCCGCAACATCACCAGTTCGGTGGCCGTGCGCTCCAACCAGGCGGTCGTGCTGGGCGGCCTGATTCAGGATGAGCGCGCCGATGGGAAGCAGGGCATTCCGGGACTCTACAGCCTGCCCTTTGCCGGCGCGTTCTTCGGCGAACGCTCCAAGGATGCAAAACGCACCGAACTGGTCGTGGTGCTGACCCCCAAGGTCATCTCCAGCGATCAGGATATCGAGGCGGTCACCGAAGATTTCCGCGCCAAGGTGCGTGGTTTGAACTTCAAGTTTTAA
- a CDS encoding PilT/PilU family type 4a pilus ATPase, with the protein MDRQQAAHFMLECLRKMIAKKGSDLFISAGFPPACKIDGRMTPMSSQILSGEQTNILVRSIMNDRQVRDFDAHKECNFAISPQDIGRFRVNAFVQQGLCGAVLRTINAGIPTLEELNLPHALKEIVMNKRGLVLLVGGTGSGKSTSLAAMLGHRNENSYGHIITIEDPVEYVHPHRNCLITQREVGVDTESWDAALINTLRQAPDVILIGEIRTRETMEHAINFSETGHLCLSTLHANNANQALDRIINLFPEERRSQLLMDLSLNLNAVISQRLLPCTDGGRIAAVEVMINSPLIQDMIFKGDVGGIKSIMKKSRELGMQTFDMSLFDLHEAGKINYEDALRNADSMNGLRLAIKLEGREARGKNHFAETDGLTMVGDEEEDVFDSTLFGEALPVSRIEEPPAGLVNPAGSKARR; encoded by the coding sequence ATGGATCGTCAACAAGCCGCTCATTTCATGCTCGAATGTCTGCGCAAGATGATTGCTAAAAAAGGTTCCGACCTCTTCATCTCCGCCGGCTTTCCGCCCGCCTGCAAGATCGACGGCCGCATGACGCCCATGAGCAGCCAGATCCTGAGCGGCGAGCAGACCAATATCCTGGTGCGTTCCATCATGAACGACCGTCAGGTGCGCGACTTCGACGCGCACAAGGAATGCAATTTCGCGATCAGCCCGCAGGATATCGGCCGTTTCCGGGTCAATGCCTTCGTGCAGCAGGGGCTGTGCGGCGCGGTGTTGCGGACGATCAACGCCGGGATTCCGACCCTGGAGGAGTTGAATCTGCCGCATGCGCTGAAAGAGATCGTGATGAACAAGCGCGGTCTGGTGCTGCTGGTCGGCGGGACGGGATCCGGCAAATCGACCTCGCTGGCGGCCATGCTCGGTCATCGCAACGAAAATAGCTATGGCCACATCATCACGATCGAGGATCCGGTCGAGTATGTGCATCCGCATCGGAACTGTCTCATCACCCAGCGCGAGGTTGGCGTCGATACCGAGAGCTGGGACGCCGCGCTGATCAATACCCTGCGTCAGGCTCCGGACGTGATCCTGATCGGCGAGATCCGCACCCGCGAGACCATGGAGCATGCGATCAATTTTTCCGAAACCGGACACCTCTGTCTGTCGACGCTGCACGCCAACAATGCCAACCAGGCGCTCGATCGCATCATCAACCTCTTTCCGGAAGAACGCCGGAGTCAGTTGCTGATGGATCTCTCGCTCAATCTTAACGCGGTCATCTCGCAACGTCTGCTGCCCTGCACCGACGGCGGACGCATCGCGGCGGTCGAGGTCATGATCAACTCGCCGCTGATCCAGGACATGATTTTTAAGGGCGATGTCGGCGGCATCAAAAGCATCATGAAAAAGTCCCGCGAACTCGGCATGCAGACCTTCGATATGTCGCTGTTCGATCTGCATGAAGCGGGCAAGATCAATTACGAGGATGCCTTGCGCAATGCCGATTCCATGAACGGATTGCGCCTGGCGATCAAATTGGAAGGTCGGGAGGCGCGCGGCAAGAACCACTTCGCCGAGACGGATGGCTTGACCATGGTCGGCGACGAGGAAGAGGATGTCTTCGACTCGACCCTGTTTGGCGAGGCGCTGCCCGTCTCCCGGATCGAGGAACCACCCGCGGGTCTCGTCAATCCGGCCGGATCGAAGGCGAGACGATAA